The segment CATCCATCCTGCTGCCGGATAAGTCTTGATCAGCCCTCCCATCTGATTCAGACTGCTGCTCCCCGCTGCCGAAATGATCATTCCTCCCAGCAAGAACAGCAAGGCTTTAGCAATCATGTCATGCAGCAGATACAGCACCGTTCCGTCAAAGGCTTCACGGGTACCGACAGACAAGCCGAACGCGATAAAACCAACACTGATAATCACATTATAATTCAGCACGCGGTGAATATCCTTGTATGCCGCTGCGCCAAGGCCACCCAGCAGCATGGTGGCAGCAGCCAGCCAGCCAATCAGCGAATGGGTGAAGCCCTGATCATGATAAAAAATGAGCGAGAAGGTGCGAATCAGCGCGTATAGGCCGACCTTGGTTAATAATGCACCGAACAGGGCAATTACCGCGGTTGGCGGTACACTGTAAGACCCGGGAAGCCAGAAGAATAGAAACAGTCCGGCTTTCAGTGCAAAGACGATGAGGAACATGACTGCAATGCTGTTCAGCATGCCTCCTTGCTGCGCTTCTGCCACCCTTTCCGACAAGTGAGCCATATTCAGCGTGCCTACCGCTCCATACAGATAAGCCATAGCAGCGACGAACAGGGTGGAAGATAAAATATTGATCAGTATATATTTCAGCGTTTCGCGCAGCTGCCGTTTGGTTCCGCCCAGCACAATGAGAGCGTAGGACGAGATCAGCATAACCTCAAAGCAGACAAACAGATTAAACAAATCTCCCGTCAGAAAAGAGCCAATCACTCCGGCCAGCAAAAACTGTACAAAGGGGTAAAAGTAGTATTGCTCCCTCTTCTCTCCGATGGTTCGAAACGCGAACAACAGGGATGCTGCAGCCGCTGCCAGTGTAATGAGTACCAGAAGTGCTGCAAACATATCAGCGACAAAAACAATTCCGTATGGCGGAAGCCACCCGCCCATATACAAGGTCTGAATGCCGTCTCGGCTGATCTGACCTACGAGCAGGACAGTGACAGCCAGATTGATCAGCACACTGACGAGGCTGATTCCGCGCTGAAGCCGAACCTTTTTGGACAGAAAGATCAGAATCACTGCTGTAACGAGCGGAAGCAGCAGTGGAAGCACAACCCAATTATTCATCCTCGTTCCCCCTCAGCTCTTCCATATCATCCGTGCCCAGGCGCTGGTATGCTTTGTAGGCCAGCACGAAGAAGAAGGAGGTTACTCCAAAGCTGATCACGATGGAAGTCAGAATCAGTGCCTGGGGTAGTGGATCTACATAAGCTTCTGCTTTCTCGCCCAGCAGCGGGGCCGCTCCCGTCTTCAGCTTCGCCGTCGTCAGCAGCAGCAGGTGAATGCCATGCGTTAGCAGTGAAGTGCCCAGAATGATGCGCAGCAGGCTCTT is part of the Paenibacillus algicola genome and harbors:
- a CDS encoding Na+/H+ antiporter subunit D — its product is MNNWVVLPLLLPLVTAVILIFLSKKVRLQRGISLVSVLINLAVTVLLVGQISRDGIQTLYMGGWLPPYGIVFVADMFAALLVLITLAAAAASLLFAFRTIGEKREQYYFYPFVQFLLAGVIGSFLTGDLFNLFVCFEVMLISSYALIVLGGTKRQLRETLKYILINILSSTLFVAAMAYLYGAVGTLNMAHLSERVAEAQQGGMLNSIAVMFLIVFALKAGLFLFFWLPGSYSVPPTAVIALFGALLTKVGLYALIRTFSLIFYHDQGFTHSLIGWLAAATMLLGGLGAAAYKDIHRVLNYNVIISVGFIAFGLSVGTREAFDGTVLYLLHDMIAKALLFLLGGMIISAAGSSSLNQMGGLIKTYPAAGWMFFITALALVGIPPLSGFAGKLLIVSGGISATDYWLTGIAVFSSLMVLYSLMNVFIGAFWRDDPMLPAVERKKWPAPVYVSVTALLIIVLGFGLGAEWVYSFAGQAGEVLSNPSLYIDAVLKE
- a CDS encoding Na(+)/H(+) antiporter subunit C translates to MELYMAIAIGVLFAVGLYLILSKSLLRIILGTSLLTHGIHLLLLTTAKLKTGAAPLLGEKAEAYVDPLPQALILTSIVISFGVTSFFFVLAYKAYQRLGTDDMEELRGNEDE